ATTAGAAAGTTTAATTTTTCTATCATTTATAGGATGTACGGGACGAAAATTATCTCCCATAATTTCTTTAAGACGATTTATTTGAACAGCTGATGCTGTAATTCTATTACTCAATACATGCCAACTAACAATTTCAGAACAAGGAGGTGTAGTTAATGAACCTTGATAAGAATAATATTGAAGATTAGCAGGTAGTATTGATTTGATATTAAAAACTTTATCTGATTTATAATCAGGTTGACTTTTTGATTCTGGAAAATTTTTCATGTATTTTTCTAAGAGAGTATTACTATTCCCTATTTCAAAGAAAACACCAATAACAGCTAATTTATCGGTTGAATCTTTATGAACTAAATGTAGTTCTGCATCAAATTGTTTACCATCGATTAAATGTTCACTTCCCGTATGAAAATGAAATTGCAACAAATCATAAGTAGTTTTATTAACGGTTATACTACTACCTTTATCATATTCAAATTCAATTGTATGACCATTATTAAGAATATGTGTTTTTGTATCATTATAATTTATAGCAATTTTGCTTAGTGAAACATCTATGTTCGATTCAGTAGTATTTATATCAATAGGCGTTTGTTTATCACCATTACATTCAGAAAAATTCTCACACAGACTAGCCCAATATGTAGGACCAATATCTCCTTTATAGCTCCATTTAATTTCGTTACAATTTTTATTTTCATCAAAATCTTTTATTGAATCGTCTTTACAACTATAAATTGTTAGTAAATTAAATAAAAATAATAGCTTTAAAAATGATTGTAAATTAAATTTAAAGTAGGTTTTCATAATGTTTTTTTAAGATTTTAGCATTAAAAGTATAGGTAATATCTGATATCTGATATTACCTAAAATCTTAAAAGTCTTTTTTAGAGATAAAAAAGCACGTTAATTTACATCAAATAATTGTTATTTTTTAGTTAATTATAGAGTATAATAATTCATTTTTAAATGATTGAAATCTACTAACAAAAACACTAGCCTGATTATCATTTTAACTTAGTTTTTAAACCGTCAATACTAACTTTGTTTTTTTTATTCCAATAATCTTTAATACCGCTTTGTCCTATTTCATCAGCCCAATTTGATAATTCATTTCGCTCTTCTTTGTATTCATAAAAAGGAATTGACATACCACATGAATTCTGTGTAGTTTCAACTGTTACATCAAATATTTGTCGTGTTCCTGCTAGTTTTGGAAATAAGCTAATTAATTCATTCCATTCAGCATCTTTAGGTAATATTTCTTTAGCTGTACCATATAAACGTAAAATATTAGGAGCACCTTCAAAAGCACAAAACATAATGGTAATTCTATTATCAACTAATAAATGTGCTGAAGTTTCATTTCCACTACCTGTAACACTTAACCAAGTAACACGGTTTGGGCTTAATACACGAAAAGAATCCATTCCTTTAGGAGATAAATTAATACGCCCGTTTTTAGGAGCTGTTGCAACAAAAAACACTTTTTGTGCTTCTATAAATTTTTGAACTCTTGAAGTAATTTTATCATTTAATTTTCCCATAATTATTTGTTTAATTAATCCAGTTTTTAGTAAGTTTTATTGCTTTTGTTTTTTGATTCAAAAGGTAGGTATGAGGATTTTCAGAATTTTAGTTTTTTTTAAATTTTATGAAGTTACATTATTTAATTTAAAACAAAAAAACCTTCTAGAATTAATCTAGAAGGTTAGTTTTCCCTTAAATACCATTTTTCGCTTATCCTCGAAACTTGATATTACGAAGATATAGATTTTTGAGCTATTTATAAAGAGAATATAAGTGTAAAAAAGTGTGTCTTTCCACAGGTTTTGTTAAAGTTAAATCACTTAAAATAAAAAATACCTCGATTAATTCTAGAAGGTTTTTTTAAGTTTAAAAAAAGGATTATTTTGAAAAAAGTAAACCTTTCAGAATGAACTGAAAGGTTTTAAAATTTTTCAAAATATTTCCCCAAATAATATTGAATTCGTTGCAAATATATAAGTAGCTTTTTAATTTTGAAAGAAAATTGATATAATAAAAAGTGTGTCTTTCCACAGGTTAAAAAAATATAATTTTTTTTGAAAGAAAAAAATCATTCGAAATCGGAGTTCTCTTATTAATGAGCTGCTGAAATAAATTGGTATTATTAAATAAATGAAGTAATAAAAAATGAAGTAAATATGCCTAGCCCTGATTGAAGCAATTGTTTGAGCTCTTTTTTTAATTTTTCTTTAAAAAAAAGCGAGTGCGTAAAGCAGGAAATTGCTTCAAAGTAATTGATTACTTCTTAAACTTTGTTTAAACCTTATGTAAAAAAAATAGGGTAGTCTTTATGTAATTTTAAAAACTAAATAAATATATTTATAAAAGTTAGATTTTATAACAAAAAAACAAACCTTTCAGTATTAACTGAAAGGTTTATTTAACATTTTCTTTTTCAAAATATTTCCCCAAATAATATTGAATTCTCTGGCAAATATAAATGGAGTTATTTGATTTAAAAAGGGAATTACCGCCGCAAAAGATGTGTATTTCCGCAGTAAATTAATCTAATATTCCTAACTCTTTAGCCTTTAGTACTAAATCAGTATTATTATGTGCTTGTAAATTATTACGAAGCTTTGATAGTCTTGCTTCTATAGACCTTAATTTAACTAATGAACCATCTGTTTTTTTAATAAAACCTTCTAGGTTTGAAATTTTAGAATGCCTTGGCAATTCTTTTAAAATTTGAATAGCAACATCATCCATTTGAATTTCAATTAAAGCTCTTTTTAACAATTTTTGATGTATTTCATGTGTGTAATATACCTCGCCTTTTATTATTTTTTTTATAGCA
The Tenacibaculum pacificus DNA segment above includes these coding regions:
- a CDS encoding pyridoxamine 5'-phosphate oxidase family protein: MGKLNDKITSRVQKFIEAQKVFFVATAPKNGRINLSPKGMDSFRVLSPNRVTWLSVTGSGNETSAHLLVDNRITIMFCAFEGAPNILRLYGTAKEILPKDAEWNELISLFPKLAGTRQIFDVTVETTQNSCGMSIPFYEYKEERNELSNWADEIGQSGIKDYWNKKNKVSIDGLKTKLK
- a CDS encoding carbonic anhydrase encodes the protein MKTYFKFNLQSFLKLLFLFNLLTIYSCKDDSIKDFDENKNCNEIKWSYKGDIGPTYWASLCENFSECNGDKQTPIDINTTESNIDVSLSKIAINYNDTKTHILNNGHTIEFEYDKGSSITVNKTTYDLLQFHFHTGSEHLIDGKQFDAELHLVHKDSTDKLAVIGVFFEIGNSNTLLEKYMKNFPESKSQPDYKSDKVFNIKSILPANLQYYSYQGSLTTPPCSEIVSWHVLSNRITASAVQINRLKEIMGDNFRPVHPINDRKIKLSN